Below is a genomic region from Palaemon carinicauda isolate YSFRI2023 chromosome 31, ASM3689809v2, whole genome shotgun sequence.
ttttatgggcctttttcgaataaacacacacacacacacacacacacacaacaaacaaacacacacacacacacatatatatatatatatatatatataaacatttgtgaaataatataattttaaacaacatcaacaatgaaaaacaaagaaaagaatgaGAGGAGAAAATATTTGAAGCAGCCACCGTTGTAACTGTCATGTAGACATACAATATCCGAGTTTGATTGAACCCCGAAGACTTAGAAGAACATTAATCAAAAAGTCTGCGGGATGAACCCGCCGCAGTTTGGCCTTGGATCACATAGGATCATCCCACTTTTGCATTTTGTAATAGGATTACATTTTGTAGATTAAGCTAAATcctttgacaataaaaaaaatcagtgctCTAAGCTCTCGTtggtaacgatatatatatatatatatatatatacatatatatatatatatatatattgtatttatatacatatccacacatatatatatatactgtaaatatacatacacacacacacaaacacacacatatatatatatatatatatatactgctgcaAATGAATGCCTGGGTTAATGCATGGACGGAATTCTACATGTATCCataatatatgtttgtttgtacgtATAAGCATTAAGCAATCCGCGCTGATCTCACTTAGCCATTCACAAGTAGTAAGTCAATATTTTTACATCATGGCGtaattatcattaaagaaatttctatCATCAGCAGTCGTACCGGTAATGTCACCAGTTATGCTTGAATTACCTGTTTGTTGCTTATTAATAAACATAATTCCACAGTATATgtataggtcctgtagagagtggggttcccctgctgtatgagaccggaaaagcagccatcaaagtaagtaaagtaaagtaagaataAATTTAATCACTGACCGATTTCCTATCCTTTTAAGAGGATAAAATTAACGAATATTTACTAACAGATACTCTTTCTTTCTTGGCTCTTCCCTTCTGCCATCTTTACGACCTCCGCCGCCCATTAGAACGAGGTACAGGATCTGCTGAGTGGCATCCTGCACTGCGACTACCACAACCTGGACGAGTACCTCAAATTCGCCTTCGTCAACCACGACATGTTCACCCGAAACACGCGCCTCTGGTCCATGTGCAGCGCCATGCCCCGTTCCAAATGCTACAACGCGGATACCCTGGGCAGGCTGTGCTCCCTCTTCCCCATCCACGTCATGAAGGTCGTCCGGGCTCGGCTGGAGCTCCTGGCGCCGCTCCTGAAGGATCCCAAGGTGCGCCTCGTGTGGCTCGTGCGGGATCCCAGAGCCGTTATGAATTCAAGGATCAGCAGCGTCACCTGGTGCGAGACGCGCGCCTGCAAGGACCCCGGCTACCTCTGCTCCGACATCCTGGTGGACTTCAGCACCTACCTCGTCCTGAAGGAGGAGTACCCCTTGCAGGTGATGCTCCTGCGCTACGAGGACCTGGCTAAGAATCCTTACGAGAAGAGCAAGGAGGTCCTGAAGTTCGCCGGGTTGACGTTCCACAAGCGGGTCAAGGACTACCTGGACGATCACCTGACCTCAGACGAGGACGAGCCGTGGAGCACGAGACACGACCCCAAGACGCGCGTGGGGCGCTGGATGAAGGTCATGAAGTTCGAGGACGTGATCAAAACCCAGTACCATTGCAAGAGCATCATGAAGAGCCTCGGGTATCGAACGTTCAGCTCAAAAGAGGATATGACAACAGGGAACGCCGTCGGGCTACTGAACGCGCCATGACGTTCGCCCATTGTTGTTATGCAGGAAATTACGTTCGCAGGATTGGGACACAACTGTGGAGAGACGATGGCGTAGGTGTAAATTAACTCTGCACAAATATCTAGCCTTCCCATAGCAAGCACAAGCACACGGAATAGGGAGgcgaagtcatgacgtcagttaccatgCAACGGCCAAGCTGGTTCAAACGTAAACTGCTCAGAATGATCCACATTATAATACAGCTGATTTCCTACTTCTCTGATGACAAATAATACACAAAATGCCCTGTTCAAATTGGAGAATGACTGGAAATGTCAAGTGAAAGGGTGGCCGTGTTAGGACACTTGTAA
It encodes:
- the LOC137624776 gene encoding carbohydrate sulfotransferase 1-like, translated to MKLADPVLEDADGAVLIGRTPQDLQYAASDEGNEEYTLPSLEEVIQSVRDLDVQRVLRVYSAQHEEVPPGTAPVQVIVSSTWRSGSTLLGEILGAHPGAFYHYEPLMPYGLQQIAPGPLQNEVQDLLSGILHCDYHNLDEYLKFAFVNHDMFTRNTRLWSMCSAMPRSKCYNADTLGRLCSLFPIHVMKVVRARLELLAPLLKDPKVRLVWLVRDPRAVMNSRISSVTWCETRACKDPGYLCSDILVDFSTYLVLKEEYPLQVMLLRYEDLAKNPYEKSKEVLKFAGLTFHKRVKDYLDDHLTSDEDEPWSTRHDPKTRVGRWMKVMKFEDVIKTQYHCKSIMKSLGYRTFSSKEDMTTGNAVGLLNAP